The DNA region AGGCGGGCTGCCGCCTGGATGTCGCTAAATTAGCACCAATGTACCGGCAAGTCCAGTGGCCATGGCGCATCCGCTCCATCAGGCTCAGGACAGGGTTTCCTCCACAAACTCCTTGAGCGCCGATTTGGTCAGTGCACCGACCTTGGTGCCCTGATGTTCGCCGTTCTCAAAGATCATCAGGGTCGGGATGCCGCGGATCTTGTAGCGGGTGGTCACCTGCTGGTTCTCGTCGATGTTGAGCTTGGCGATCTTGAGGCGGCCGCCGTACTCATCGGCCAGTTCGTTGAGAATCGGCTCGATCATCTTGCACGGACCGCACCATTCCGCCCAGTAGTCAACCAGCACCGGTCCGTCGGCCTTGAGGACCTTGTCCTCGAAATCGCTGTCATTTACGTGGATGATGTTCTCGGTCACAACTATGAACTCCTTGAAGAGTGGGGCAAATTGCGCTAGGTGTCGGCAACGACACTTCAAAAGACCCTATACTAGGGGGTGGCGGTTGCCCAAGACGTCATTTCCGCAGCAAACCTGTCAGCGCATCATTGGTCAGCGCTTAGGTCAAGGCGGGCCTTCCATTTTTCAAGGATAACAAGTTTCAGTGACAGACAACTCCAGTCCACAGCAAGTACTTACCGAAACCCGATTCGATCAGTTCGACCTTTTTCCAGCCATTCGCCAGGGCCTGCTCGATGCAGGCTTCGAATGCTGTACCCCGATTCAGGCCAGCACACTGCCGCTGACGCTGTCGGGCCGCGATGTCGCCGGCCAGGCGCGAACCGGCACCGGCAAGACCGCGGCCTTTCTGCTCACGGTGTTCCAGCGCCTGCTCAGCGATGACAGCGTCGGGCCGGGCCCGAATCCGCGCTCCATCATCATCGCGCCGACACGCGAACTGGCCATTCAGATTCATCGCGATGCCGAGTTGCTGGGCAAGCACACGGGACTGCGTACCGTTCTGACCTACGGTGGTGTCGACTACGCGCGTCAGCGCGAGCAGATCGCCAGCGGGGTGGATATCCTCATCGGCACGCCGGGCCGTCTGATCGATTACTTCAAGCAGGGGGTCTACAACCTCAAGCACATCGAGGTGGTGGTGCTCGACGAGGCCGATCGCATGTTCGATCTGGGCTTTATCAAGGATATCCGCTACCTGTTCCGGCGCATGCCGCCGGTCGACAAGCGCCAGACCCTGATGTTTTCGGCCACCTTCCCGCTCAAGGTCACGGAACTGGCCTACGAACACATGAACGATGCCGAGACCATCCGCTTCGAGGAGGAGCAGGTCACCAGCGATCGCGTCACCCAGGTGGTCTATTACCCGGCCAACCGTGAGAAATTGCCTCTGCTGGTCAAGTTGCTGCGTGGCATGGAAGACGGGCATGTCATGGTTTTCGTCAACACCCGGCACCAGACCGACCGCGTCGCGCGGACACTCAAGGCCAACGGCATCAACGCGGCCATGCTGGCTGGCAACGTGCCTCAGAAGAAACGCCAGTCGCTGCTCAAGCGCTTCCATGATGGAGAAATCGACGTGCTGGTCGCTACCGATGTGGCCGCGCGCGGGCTGCATATTCCCGATGTCAGCCACGTGATCAACTTCGATTTGCCTCAGGATGCGGCCGACTACGTGCACCGTATCGGCCGAACGGCCCGCCTGGGGGCGACGGGAGACGCCATCAGTTTTGCCTGTGAGGACTACGCATTTCACCTGCCCGAGATCGAGGAGTACATCGAGATGCCGCTGCCGGTCGAAGCGCATGATCCCGATGACCTGCCGAGCCTCGAACGCCCCCGGCCACCCAAGCCGACCGGCGGTGGCAGGAAGAAGGGGCGCCGCGGCGGGCTCCGTCGGGGCGGCAGCTCGGGGCGCGGCGATAGCCGGTCGAAGTGACACGCGGCCCGCGCCGCAACCCGGTGCAACGGACCCCGGGGTGCTGGCGATTGTGCTAATCTCCGGGCAGTCGACTCCGGATTTCCAGCGCGCGTTTTGCCCATGCCCATTTCCCCAACGTGGTCCGGTCGCCTGGCCCTGGCGCTGGCCGCCCTGCTGGCGCTGATGATCGTCTGGTCAGTGGTGCGCCTGGGCTGGATGCTTGTCGATGGCCCGGAGGTCGAGCCGGCACCACTGCCGCCGGTGCCGCGGGCGGCACCTCAGGATGCGTCCGACGAAGCGTTTCGCTGGGCATTGTTCGGAGACAGCGATACCGGGCGGCGCCCGGCCATGGTCCAGCCGCCTCCTGCAACCAGTCTTTCGTTGCGCCTCAAGGGCGTGATGGCGGCGGGTGAGGGCGGGTATGCCGTCATCGCCGATGCCGATGGCGAGGACCAGGTGTACCGGGTCGGAGACGAATTGTCGGGCGGTGCGCGCATCGAGGCGGTCGAGGCGCGCCGCGTACTGATCGAACGTGATGGCCAGGTGGAATCGCTGGAACTGGAGACGGCACAATTGCCGGCCGGCGGCACTTCGGCCTCACGAACCGCGGCCTCATCCGATCAGCCCTTGCAATTGGCCGGCATTCGCGGCCTGGATGGTCGAGAATCGGGGTCCGGAATGAATATCCCGACCCTGCCAACCGCTGCCGGGGAAGGGCGCAGGGACCTGCAGCAACTGGCCGGTGCCATCAATGTCCTGCCGGTGTCGGGTGGCGGCTTCCGCGTTCGTCCCGGGCGTGATGCCCGGTTGTTTGCCGATCTTGGCCTGCAGGTCAATGATGTGGTCACTGCCGTCAATGGTCAGCCGCTGGAGTCCGAGGATGACGTTCAGGCGCTGTTTGCCGATATCATGCGGCGCGGTGAGGTGGCCATTACCATCAATCGCCAGGGACGCGAGATGACGTTGCGTCCTGACTTGGAAGACATTCTCCAATCCCTGGAGTGAACATGATTCAACGCCTTGTGCTGGTCCTAGCATTGATGACAGCGCCGCTTCTGGCCGCGGATGACGACGAGCATGTGCTCAATTTCAAGGATGCCGACATCCGTGCGCTGATCACTGCGGTGGCCGACATGACGGGCCGCAACATCATCGTCGATCCCCAGGTATCGGGCCGGGTGACGGTGATATCGAATCAGTCCCTGTCATCCGAGGAGGTCTGGGAGGTGTTCCAGTCCATCCTCCGGGTGCATGGCTATACCGCGGTGGTGGATGACCGCACTGTGCGCATCATTCCCGATGTCAATGCCCGCCAGGACGGCCAGGTGCCGGTCGATGACATGCGTGCGGGCGGAGATAATCCCGTCACCCGGATCATTCAGCTCGAGCATGTGCGTGCCTCCGAGGTGTCGTCGCTCCTGCGTCAGTTGCTGCCACAGTCGGCCTACATGGCCTACCACGAGCCTTCCAATTCCCTGATCATCAGTGATCGCTCGGCCAATATCCGCCGGGTCGAGACGATTGTGCGCCGCCTTGATGCAGCCACCGATCATGACATCGAGGTCATCGCCCTCAATCACGCCGATGCCGATGAGATCGTCCGCCTGGTCAACCAGATCTATCCCGATGCCGCCGGTGGAGATGCCGCCGTTGCCGATGAGCGCACCAACACTGTCATTCTCACCGGCGATCCCAGCCGTCGGCTGCGCCTGAGAACGCTGGTCAGTCATCTTGATACGCCGCTGGAAACCGAAGGCAGCACCCAGGTGATCTACCTGCGTTATGCGACGGCCGACACGCTGGTGCCCGTGCTGGAGGGCATACTCGATCTGGATGCCGAGGACGGGCAGCGTGTTCGCATTCAGGCCCACGAGGAAACCAATGCGCTGGTCGTGACCGCATCGCCGTCGGTCTATCGCTCCATTCAGTCGGTGGTCAATCAGCTCGACGTGCGCCGGGCCCAGGTGCTGGTCGAGGCCATCATCGCCGAAGTGGCGGTGGATACCAGTCGCGAACTGGGAATTCAGTGGCAGTTTTTCGAGTCCGGTGAACGCGGATTCTTTGGCGGCACCAACTTCGAGAGCGGCGGGCGCAATCTGCTCAACCTCAGCGCTGGCCTGGCCGGCGAGAACGACGGCGCCGTCCTGCCCGGCCGCGGCATGAATCTCGGCTACGTGCGTGGCCGTTCCAACCTGCTGGGCGTCGAGGTGCTTGAGATCGGCGGGTTGGCGCGGGCGCTGGCCAGCGACTCCAACACCAACGTGTTGTCCACGCCATCGATCGTCACCCTGGACAATCACGAGGCCAGCATCAACGTGGGCCAGGAAGTGCCCTTCCTGTCGGGCAGTTTTTCGCAGACCGGTGTGGCGACGGGAGAAGGTCAGGTCAATCCCTTCCAGACCATCAACCGCGAAGAGATCGGCATCAAGCTCAATGTCACTCCGCACATCAACGAGGGCGACATGATCGTGCTCAATATCGGGCAGGAAGTGTCGACGCTGGCACCTTCATCCGGTGCCGTGGACCTGATTACCAACAAGCGCACCATTTCGACGCGGGTGATGGTGCCCGATGGCGACATTCTGGTGCTTGGCGGACTGATGAGCGATGACCTCCAGGAGGGGGAGGAAGCCGTACCCGGCCTGAGCCGCATACCGTTGCTCGGCGAGTTGTTCAAGTATCGCACCTCGACCAACGTCAAGCGCAATCTGATGGTGTTCATCCGGCCCCGAATCCTGCGTGATGACGACCTGATGCGCGATGTCACGCGTTCGAAGTACACGCGGATTCGGGATGTTCAACTCGAGCAGCGCGATGGGCCCCGGGGCATGACGCCTCGTGCGCAGATGCCCCTGCTGCCCGAGCTGGATGATTTTCTGCAGACACCGCCAGCGCGCACGCCACCTGATGAGCAGTGAGTTTCGGCCGGCCTATGCGTTTGCGCGTCGCCGTGGTGTGACGGTCGCCGGGCGCGATGGCGACGGACGGGTTCGCCTGGCCGTGCGCGAGCCCGTAGACGTCAGCGCCCTGCAGGAAGTGCGACGGCGACTCGATGGCCCGGTGGCCGTGGAGCGGCTGGCCGAGGCGGAGTTCGAGAAACTGGTGGTCAGCCTCTACGAGTCGGGTGATGCGACGGCCCGCCAGGTGGCCGAGGACCTGGGTGATGACCTCGACCTGGCGCGGCTGGCCGAGGATCTGCCCGAGCCGGCCGACCTGCTCGAAAGCGAGGATGACGCTCCGATCATCCGTCTGATCAACGGCGTACTCACCCAGGCCATTCGTGAAGGTGCATCCGATATTCACCTCGAGCCGTTCGAGGATCGCCTGTCGATCCGGTTCCGGGTCGATGGCGTGCTGCGGGAAGTCATGAGCCCGGCGCGTGGCCTGGCCGGCCTGATCGTCTCGCGCATCAAGGTCATGGCCCGTCTGGATATTGCTGAAAAGCGCATCCCCCAGGATGGCCGGATCGGACTGCGAATAGCCGGTCGTCCCGTGGATGTGCGGGTGTCCACTCTGCCATCCAGTCATGGAGAACGGGTGGTGCTGCGTCTGCTCGACAAGCAGGCCGGCCGGCTGGACCTGGCCGAACTGGGCATGAATGAAGACACCCGGTCGCGCATGGAAGCGCTGGTGGCGCGTCCACACGGCATATTGCTGGTGACCGGCCCGACCGGTTCGGGCAAGTCAACCACGCTGTATGCCGCGCTGATGCGACTCAACGACCGCAGTCGCAACATCATGACGGTTGAAGACCCGATCGAATACGATCTCGACGGCATCGGGCAGACCCAGGTCAACCCGAAGGTGGAACTGACCTTCGCACGAGGCCTGCGTGCCATCCTGCGGCAGGACCCGGACGTGGTCATGGTCGGTGAAATTCGCGATCTGGAAACCGCTCGCATTGCCGTGCAGGCCAGCCTGACCGGCCACCTGGTGCTGTCGACATTGCACACCAATACCGCGGTGGGCGCGATAACCCGGCTGGTCGACATGGGCATCGAGCCCTTCCTGCTGGCCTCCAGTACCATCGGCGTGCTGGCCCAGCGCCTGGTCCGTGTACTCGATCCCGATCATCGCGAAGCCTACGAGGTGTCGGCCGAAGAACTGTCGCGTCTTGGCTTGAGCCAGGATGATGCGGCAACACTGTATCGTCCGCGCGTTGACCTGCCAGACGGCGCCACGGGGTATCGCGGACGAACTGGCATCTACGAGCTGGTGCCGGTCAACGACCGCATGCGCACACTGATCCACGACGGCGCCAGCGAACAGGCCCTCGAGGAGCTGGCCCGCGAACTTGCGCCAAGCATCCTGGAGGATGGCTGGCAAAAGGCACTGCATGGCACGACCTCGCTGGAAGAGGTCTTGCGAGTAACGAGGGCTGCGTAGGTCGGGGCCACGTCCCCGACGGACGACTGGAACCTGCGAGCGAACGCGAGCCAAGATGGGAGCATACGAATACCAGGCACTCAACGGCACCGGCGCCAGCACCCGGGGAGTGGTGCAGGCCGATACGGCACGCGCCGCCCGCGGTCAGCTTCGTGAGCGCGGCCTGATTCCCCTGGAAGTTCGAGCTGTCGAGGGTGAAGCGCGTGGCGGCGGTGGGTTTCTGCACCGCGGCCGCGAGCGGGCGCTGATTCTCAGGCAGATGTCGACCCTGCTCAAAGCCGGGCTGCCGCTGGAGGAAGTGTTGTCGGTACTGGTCGAGCAGACCGACCAGCCCCAGGTGCGACGCCAGCTGGGCGCGATCCGTTCGCGGGTAATGGAGGGCCAGAGCCTGTCGGCCGGCATGGCCGAGCATCCCCGGCTCTTC from Wenzhouxiangella sp. AB-CW3 includes:
- the trxA gene encoding thioredoxin TrxA, producing MTENIIHVNDSDFEDKVLKADGPVLVDYWAEWCGPCKMIEPILNELADEYGGRLKIAKLNIDENQQVTTRYKIRGIPTLMIFENGEHQGTKVGALTKSALKEFVEETLS
- a CDS encoding DEAD/DEAH box helicase encodes the protein MTDNSSPQQVLTETRFDQFDLFPAIRQGLLDAGFECCTPIQASTLPLTLSGRDVAGQARTGTGKTAAFLLTVFQRLLSDDSVGPGPNPRSIIIAPTRELAIQIHRDAELLGKHTGLRTVLTYGGVDYARQREQIASGVDILIGTPGRLIDYFKQGVYNLKHIEVVVLDEADRMFDLGFIKDIRYLFRRMPPVDKRQTLMFSATFPLKVTELAYEHMNDAETIRFEEEQVTSDRVTQVVYYPANREKLPLLVKLLRGMEDGHVMVFVNTRHQTDRVARTLKANGINAAMLAGNVPQKKRQSLLKRFHDGEIDVLVATDVAARGLHIPDVSHVINFDLPQDAADYVHRIGRTARLGATGDAISFACEDYAFHLPEIEEYIEMPLPVEAHDPDDLPSLERPRPPKPTGGGRKKGRRGGLRRGGSSGRGDSRSK
- a CDS encoding type II secretion system protein N, producing the protein MPISPTWSGRLALALAALLALMIVWSVVRLGWMLVDGPEVEPAPLPPVPRAAPQDASDEAFRWALFGDSDTGRRPAMVQPPPATSLSLRLKGVMAAGEGGYAVIADADGEDQVYRVGDELSGGARIEAVEARRVLIERDGQVESLELETAQLPAGGTSASRTAASSDQPLQLAGIRGLDGRESGSGMNIPTLPTAAGEGRRDLQQLAGAINVLPVSGGGFRVRPGRDARLFADLGLQVNDVVTAVNGQPLESEDDVQALFADIMRRGEVAITINRQGREMTLRPDLEDILQSLE
- the gspD gene encoding type II secretion system secretin GspD → MIQRLVLVLALMTAPLLAADDDEHVLNFKDADIRALITAVADMTGRNIIVDPQVSGRVTVISNQSLSSEEVWEVFQSILRVHGYTAVVDDRTVRIIPDVNARQDGQVPVDDMRAGGDNPVTRIIQLEHVRASEVSSLLRQLLPQSAYMAYHEPSNSLIISDRSANIRRVETIVRRLDAATDHDIEVIALNHADADEIVRLVNQIYPDAAGGDAAVADERTNTVILTGDPSRRLRLRTLVSHLDTPLETEGSTQVIYLRYATADTLVPVLEGILDLDAEDGQRVRIQAHEETNALVVTASPSVYRSIQSVVNQLDVRRAQVLVEAIIAEVAVDTSRELGIQWQFFESGERGFFGGTNFESGGRNLLNLSAGLAGENDGAVLPGRGMNLGYVRGRSNLLGVEVLEIGGLARALASDSNTNVLSTPSIVTLDNHEASINVGQEVPFLSGSFSQTGVATGEGQVNPFQTINREEIGIKLNVTPHINEGDMIVLNIGQEVSTLAPSSGAVDLITNKRTISTRVMVPDGDILVLGGLMSDDLQEGEEAVPGLSRIPLLGELFKYRTSTNVKRNLMVFIRPRILRDDDLMRDVTRSKYTRIRDVQLEQRDGPRGMTPRAQMPLLPELDDFLQTPPARTPPDEQ
- the gspE gene encoding type II secretion system ATPase GspE — its product is MSSEFRPAYAFARRRGVTVAGRDGDGRVRLAVREPVDVSALQEVRRRLDGPVAVERLAEAEFEKLVVSLYESGDATARQVAEDLGDDLDLARLAEDLPEPADLLESEDDAPIIRLINGVLTQAIREGASDIHLEPFEDRLSIRFRVDGVLREVMSPARGLAGLIVSRIKVMARLDIAEKRIPQDGRIGLRIAGRPVDVRVSTLPSSHGERVVLRLLDKQAGRLDLAELGMNEDTRSRMEALVARPHGILLVTGPTGSGKSTTLYAALMRLNDRSRNIMTVEDPIEYDLDGIGQTQVNPKVELTFARGLRAILRQDPDVVMVGEIRDLETARIAVQASLTGHLVLSTLHTNTAVGAITRLVDMGIEPFLLASSTIGVLAQRLVRVLDPDHREAYEVSAEELSRLGLSQDDAATLYRPRVDLPDGATGYRGRTGIYELVPVNDRMRTLIHDGASEQALEELARELAPSILEDGWQKALHGTTSLEEVLRVTRAA